From one Formosa sediminum genomic stretch:
- a CDS encoding adenylate kinase, giving the protein MIKLHDKYFKPFISAKQIDDALTRMAEQIAEDFADEVPVFIGVLNGSFMIVSDFVKKYQKPCEVTFIKLASYEGVKSSEDIQRLIGLTQDLSGRSVVILEDIIDTGGTLAEIHRIFKNENVKSLTIATLFYKPTAYKKDFKLHYVGIEIPDKFIVGYGLDYDGLGRNLPEVYQIKTTQHMTNLVLFGPPGAGKGTQANFLKEKYDLVHISTGDVFRYNIKNETALGMLAKSYMDKGELVPDKVTIDMLSAEVEKNADANGFIFDGFPRTNAQASALQELMQSKDSEINAMIALEVEDSILIERLLERGKTSGRSDDADESIIANRIKEYYSKTAILKDYYSDQNKYFGVDGVGSVEEITARLSKVIDTL; this is encoded by the coding sequence ATGATAAAGCTTCATGACAAATATTTTAAGCCGTTTATTTCGGCAAAACAAATAGATGATGCGCTAACAAGAATGGCAGAACAAATTGCTGAAGACTTTGCAGATGAGGTTCCTGTTTTTATTGGTGTTTTAAACGGATCGTTTATGATTGTAAGCGATTTTGTTAAGAAATATCAGAAACCATGCGAGGTAACTTTTATTAAATTGGCATCTTACGAAGGTGTAAAATCTTCAGAAGACATACAACGTTTAATTGGTTTAACCCAAGATTTATCCGGGCGTTCTGTAGTGATATTAGAAGATATTATAGATACCGGTGGCACGTTAGCCGAAATACATCGCATTTTTAAAAACGAAAATGTAAAATCTTTGACCATTGCAACCTTGTTTTATAAACCAACTGCTTATAAAAAGGACTTTAAACTACATTATGTAGGTATTGAAATTCCGGATAAATTTATAGTAGGCTATGGTTTAGATTACGACGGATTAGGTCGAAATTTACCAGAAGTATATCAAATTAAAACAACTCAACATATGACAAATTTAGTTCTATTCGGACCTCCAGGTGCAGGGAAAGGAACACAAGCAAATTTTTTAAAAGAAAAATACGATTTAGTACATATATCTACCGGAGATGTATTTCGTTACAATATAAAAAATGAAACGGCTCTAGGCATGTTAGCTAAATCTTACATGGATAAAGGAGAATTGGTTCCAGATAAAGTAACCATTGATATGTTGAGTGCAGAAGTTGAGAAAAATGCAGATGCTAACGGATTTATTTTTGATGGTTTTCCTCGCACAAATGCACAAGCCTCAGCTTTACAAGAACTAATGCAAAGCAAAGATTCTGAAATTAATGCCATGATTGCATTAGAAGTAGAAGATAGTATTTTAATTGAGCGTTTATTAGAACGTGGAAAAACAAGTGGACGCTCAGACGATGCAGATGAGTCTATCATTGCAAATCGAATTAAAGAATACTATTCTAAAACAGCTATATTAAAAGATTACTACTCAGATCAAAATAAATATTTTGGTGTAGATGGTGTAGGTTCTGTAGAAGAAATTACAGCACGCTTAAGTAAAGTAATCGATACCTTGTAA
- a CDS encoding sigma-70 family RNA polymerase sigma factor, with product MPEHKIDATKWVDLYSDYLYNYTISRVNDTEIAKDIVQDTFFAGLKSMKNFKGEASERTWLVSILKRKIIDHYRKINSKKGKAEVRMSYTSQSEDEGEWLEERVEDQSYKNAEDVLENTELSVAIYNCLDKLPEKQAQVFKMKTIENFDTEIICNELNITASNLWVIIHRARTSLSSCLEKNWY from the coding sequence ATGCCTGAACATAAAATTGATGCAACCAAATGGGTAGATTTATATTCTGATTACCTATATAACTATACTATTTCTCGAGTTAATGATACTGAAATAGCAAAAGATATTGTTCAAGACACTTTTTTTGCGGGTTTAAAATCAATGAAAAATTTTAAAGGCGAAGCAAGTGAACGCACTTGGTTAGTCTCAATTTTAAAAAGGAAAATAATAGATCATTATCGAAAGATCAATTCAAAAAAAGGAAAAGCAGAAGTTAGAATGTCTTACACAAGTCAAAGTGAAGACGAAGGTGAATGGTTAGAGGAACGTGTAGAAGATCAATCTTATAAAAACGCTGAAGATGTCTTAGAAAACACAGAATTAAGTGTTGCTATTTATAACTGTTTAGATAAATTGCCAGAAAAACAAGCTCAAGTTTTTAAAATGAAAACCATAGAAAATTTTGATACTGAAATAATTTGTAATGAATTAAACATTACAGCGTCTAATCTATGGGTTATAATTCATAGAGCCAGAACATCACTTTCAAGTTGTTTAGAAAAAAATTGGTATTAA
- a CDS encoding 5-(carboxyamino)imidazole ribonucleotide synthase — protein sequence MNYFSSNFKLGILGGGQLGKMLLNETRKFDIYTCVLDPSEEAPCKVGSNEFYIGDLMDYDAVFNFGKQVDVLTIEIENVNVNALEDLEQQGIKVYPSAKTLRTIQNKATQKLFYVDHNLPTAPFSRFAYTVEIKDSIANGGLEFPFVWKSAQFGYDGMGVKIVKQLSDLDNLPNVECITEILVPFKNELSVIVSRTPSGEIKTYPVVEMEFHPEANQVEYVICPARISENVAKKATDVALKAAQAFNHVGLLAVEMFQTENDDIIINEVAPRPHNSGHQTIEASFTSQFEQHLRAVLDLPLGNTANKLNGIMVNLVGAEGHTGDVVYKNIESIMAMDGVTPHIYGKKQTRPFRKMGHVTIVNEDITEARKIAENVKNNIQVITE from the coding sequence ATGAATTATTTTTCTTCAAATTTTAAATTAGGAATTCTAGGTGGTGGTCAATTAGGAAAAATGCTACTAAATGAAACCCGTAAATTCGACATCTACACTTGTGTCTTAGACCCTAGTGAAGAAGCGCCTTGTAAAGTAGGTAGCAATGAGTTTTACATAGGTGATTTAATGGATTATGATGCCGTATTTAATTTTGGAAAACAGGTAGATGTTCTCACTATAGAAATTGAAAACGTAAACGTTAATGCGCTAGAAGATTTAGAACAACAGGGCATAAAAGTATATCCCTCTGCCAAAACTTTACGTACTATACAAAACAAAGCCACACAAAAATTATTTTATGTAGACCATAATTTACCTACAGCACCATTTTCTAGATTTGCATATACAGTAGAAATTAAAGACTCTATTGCAAATGGCGGTTTAGAATTTCCGTTTGTATGGAAAAGTGCACAGTTTGGTTATGATGGTATGGGCGTTAAAATTGTAAAACAATTATCCGACCTAGATAATTTACCAAATGTAGAATGTATTACAGAAATTTTAGTCCCTTTTAAAAATGAACTGTCTGTAATTGTATCTAGAACGCCTTCTGGAGAAATAAAAACATATCCCGTTGTTGAAATGGAATTTCACCCAGAAGCTAATCAAGTAGAATATGTAATTTGCCCCGCCCGAATTAGTGAAAACGTCGCTAAAAAAGCAACCGATGTAGCTTTAAAAGCAGCACAAGCATTTAACCACGTTGGCTTATTGGCTGTAGAAATGTTTCAGACAGAAAATGACGATATTATTATTAATGAAGTTGCTCCACGACCACATAACTCGGGACACCAAACTATAGAAGCAAGTTTCACTTCTCAATTTGAGCAACATCTAAGAGCAGTTCTTGATTTACCTCTAGGAAATACAGCAAATAAACTAAATGGTATTATGGTAAACTTAGTTGGTGCCGAAGGTCACACAGGAGATGTAGTATATAAAAACATTGAAAGTATTATGGCCATGGACGGCGTTACACCACATATTTATGGTAAAAAACAAACACGTCCGTTTAGAAAAATGGGACATGTAACTATTGTAAATGAAGACATTACCGAAGCGCGTAAAATCGCAGAAAACGTAAAAAACAACATTCAAGTCATTACAGAATAA
- the purE gene encoding 5-(carboxyamino)imidazole ribonucleotide mutase, with protein MSKVGVIMGSKSDLPVMQEAIDILKGFDIEVEVDIVSAHRTPEKLFDYGKHAHTRGIQVIIAGAGGAAHLPGMVASLSPLPIIGVPVKSSNSIDGWDSVLSILQMPGGVPVATVALNGAKNAGILAAQIIGSSDRCVRDKIEVYKEGLKQAVLETAKQL; from the coding sequence ATGAGCAAAGTAGGCGTTATTATGGGAAGCAAAAGCGACCTTCCTGTTATGCAAGAAGCAATAGACATTTTAAAAGGTTTCGATATAGAAGTTGAAGTAGATATCGTGTCTGCACATCGTACTCCAGAAAAACTATTTGATTATGGTAAACATGCTCACACAAGAGGCATTCAAGTGATTATAGCTGGAGCAGGAGGTGCTGCACATCTTCCAGGAATGGTGGCATCACTATCACCACTTCCAATTATAGGAGTACCTGTTAAAAGTAGTAATTCTATAGACGGTTGGGACTCTGTACTCTCTATATTACAAATGCCAGGCGGTGTTCCTGTCGCTACTGTAGCCCTTAATGGTGCTAAAAACGCAGGAATATTAGCGGCACAAATTATTGGTAGCTCAGACCGTTGTGTACGCGATAAAATAGAAGTATATAAAGAGGGTTTAAAACAGGCCGTTTTAGAAACAGCCAAACAATTATAA
- a CDS encoding UbiA prenyltransferase family protein, with translation MMVLKKLFKFYLNASIHVALSVFALAWITLIKYDLPFDKNVLFFVFFASVIGYNFVKYFGLAKQHRRAMASWLRVIELFSLMCFVLMCYFAFFLELNTLLSIFAFGLVTFMYAIPFLPKRFFVDKHHNLRSISGLKVYLIGVVWAGVTVLLPLINKHYKLDNEVFLTAIQRFIFIIALMLPFELRDLKYDSLKLGTIPQKIGVNRTKTLGIVLALVFFFLEFLKQHIIGHYILIQFIVTTLLILYTLGSRVEQSDVYTAFWVEGLPIVWLLLELGFNT, from the coding sequence ATGATGGTGTTAAAAAAACTCTTTAAATTTTATCTCAATGCAAGTATTCATGTAGCATTATCTGTATTTGCTCTAGCTTGGATTACTTTAATAAAATACGATCTACCATTTGATAAAAATGTATTATTTTTTGTTTTTTTTGCATCAGTAATTGGATACAATTTTGTGAAATATTTTGGTCTAGCAAAGCAACATCGTAGAGCTATGGCAAGTTGGTTAAGAGTAATCGAGCTTTTCTCTCTCATGTGTTTTGTTTTAATGTGTTACTTTGCCTTTTTCTTAGAGCTAAATACCCTTTTATCAATTTTCGCATTTGGACTGGTAACTTTTATGTATGCCATACCGTTTTTACCCAAACGATTTTTTGTAGATAAGCATCATAATTTGCGTAGCATAAGTGGATTAAAAGTTTACTTAATTGGGGTAGTTTGGGCGGGTGTTACTGTTTTACTACCTCTGATTAATAAACATTACAAGCTAGACAATGAGGTGTTTTTAACAGCAATACAACGTTTTATTTTTATAATTGCTTTAATGTTACCTTTTGAGCTTCGAGATTTAAAATATGATAGTTTAAAATTAGGAACTATTCCTCAGAAAATAGGAGTAAATCGCACTAAAACTTTAGGCATAGTTTTAGCGCTTGTGTTTTTCTTTTTAGAATTTTTAAAACAACATATTATTGGTCACTATATTCTAATTCAGTTTATAGTTACTACACTTTTAATTTTATATACCCTAGGCTCAAGAGTGGAACAAAGCGATGTGTATACTGCGTTTTGGGTGGAAGGGCTTCCTATTGTGTGGTTATTATTAGAATTGGGTTTTAATACTTAA
- the gcvP gene encoding aminomethyl-transferring glycine dehydrogenase yields the protein MNTNAFSLRHIGPREADQNQMLKTIGVDSLDQLIYETLPDGIRLQKPLNLDAPMTEHEYLAHMHELSSKNKIYKSYIGLGYHPTILPAVIQRNILENPGWYTAYTPYQAEIAQGRLEALLNFQTMITDLTGMEIANASLLDESTAAAEAMSLLFAVRDRAQKKNGVNKFFVSEAVLPQTLALLQSRSNPIGIELVIGDETTFDYTPDFFGALLQYPGKDGKISDIKTFIEIANAANIKVAVAADILSLVKLEAPGKFGADIVVGTTQRFGIPMGYGGPHAAYFATKEAYKRDLPGRIIGVTKDMDGNRALRMALQTREQHIKRDKATSNICTAQVLLAVMAGMYAVYHGPKGLEFIANSIHDKASALADALKSIGFKQKNDTFFDTLNIEADADKVKAIAEAKEINFFYPHADAVTISINETTSISDLNDIITVFAEIVKAEPVIIETLAKANNISDNLKRSSTFLTSDVFNTHHSETELMRYIKMLERKDLSLNHSMISLGSCTMKLNAASEMLPLSSPNWGSIHPFAPLDQVQGYQTVLKALEDQLTEITGFSATSLQPNSGAQGEYAGLMTIKAYHESRGDEHRHICLIPSSAHGTNPASAVMAGMKVVVTKSTAEGNIDVNDLREKAELHKENLACLMVTYPSTHGVYESDIKEITTIIHDNGGQVYMDGANMNAQVGLTNPGNIGADVCHLNLHKTFAIPHGGGGPGVGPICVAEQLVPFLPGNPIIKTGGDKAIKAVSAAPFGSSLVCLISYGYIKMLGTQGLTDSTKAAILNANYIKSRLQGSFETLYSGECGRAAHEMIVDCRPFKAHGIEVTDIAKRLMDYGFHAPTVSFPVAGTLMIEPTESESKQEMDRFCDALISIKKEIDAASKDEPNNVLKNAPHTMEMLTSSTWEFPYSRETAAFPLDYVRHNKFWPTVRRVDDAYGDRNLMCTCAPIESYI from the coding sequence ATGAATACAAATGCTTTCTCATTGCGTCATATTGGTCCTAGAGAAGCGGACCAAAATCAAATGTTAAAAACTATTGGCGTAGATAGTTTAGATCAACTTATATACGAAACACTACCTGATGGTATCCGCTTACAAAAACCTCTTAATTTAGATGCTCCAATGACAGAGCACGAGTATTTAGCGCATATGCATGAGTTATCTAGTAAAAATAAAATATACAAATCTTATATTGGTTTAGGCTATCACCCAACTATTTTACCTGCTGTAATACAACGTAACATTCTTGAAAATCCAGGATGGTATACAGCTTACACACCTTACCAAGCAGAAATTGCTCAAGGACGCTTAGAAGCGTTATTAAATTTCCAAACCATGATTACAGATCTTACAGGAATGGAAATTGCTAATGCCTCTTTATTAGACGAAAGTACGGCTGCGGCAGAAGCAATGAGTTTATTATTTGCTGTTCGCGACCGTGCTCAGAAAAAAAATGGTGTTAATAAGTTCTTCGTTTCAGAAGCTGTTTTACCTCAAACCTTAGCCCTTTTACAAAGTCGTTCAAATCCAATTGGTATTGAATTAGTCATTGGAGATGAAACAACATTCGATTATACTCCAGACTTTTTTGGAGCTCTATTACAGTATCCAGGTAAAGATGGTAAAATTAGTGATATTAAAACATTTATAGAGATCGCTAATGCTGCTAATATTAAAGTGGCCGTGGCTGCAGATATTTTAAGTTTAGTTAAGCTTGAAGCACCAGGAAAATTCGGTGCAGATATTGTTGTAGGAACTACACAACGGTTTGGTATTCCTATGGGTTACGGTGGCCCACACGCCGCATATTTTGCAACTAAAGAAGCTTATAAAAGAGATCTTCCAGGACGTATTATTGGTGTAACTAAAGACATGGACGGAAACCGTGCTTTACGTATGGCCTTACAAACACGTGAACAACATATTAAACGAGATAAAGCAACATCTAACATTTGTACTGCTCAGGTTTTATTAGCTGTTATGGCTGGAATGTACGCTGTTTATCACGGACCAAAAGGTTTAGAGTTTATAGCTAATAGTATTCACGATAAAGCTTCAGCCCTTGCTGATGCCTTAAAATCTATTGGATTTAAACAAAAAAACGATACTTTTTTCGATACATTAAATATTGAAGCCGATGCCGATAAAGTTAAAGCTATCGCTGAAGCAAAAGAGATAAATTTCTTTTACCCACATGCAGATGCTGTAACAATTTCTATTAATGAAACCACTTCTATTTCAGATTTAAATGATATTATTACAGTATTTGCTGAAATTGTTAAAGCCGAACCTGTTATTATAGAAACGCTTGCTAAAGCCAATAATATTAGTGATAATTTAAAACGTTCATCTACATTTTTAACTTCAGATGTTTTCAATACGCATCATTCAGAAACTGAGTTAATGCGATATATAAAAATGCTTGAACGTAAGGATTTATCATTAAACCATTCTATGATTTCTTTAGGATCTTGTACTATGAAATTAAATGCAGCTTCAGAAATGCTCCCTTTAAGTTCACCTAACTGGGGAAGCATTCATCCTTTTGCACCTTTAGATCAAGTACAAGGTTATCAAACAGTTTTAAAAGCCTTAGAAGACCAATTAACAGAAATCACTGGTTTTTCTGCAACCTCTTTACAACCTAATTCTGGTGCACAAGGAGAATATGCTGGATTAATGACTATTAAAGCATATCACGAATCAAGAGGCGATGAACACAGACATATTTGTTTAATACCTTCCTCTGCACACGGAACAAATCCTGCAAGTGCTGTTATGGCTGGAATGAAAGTGGTAGTTACAAAATCGACTGCAGAAGGCAATATAGATGTAAACGATTTACGTGAAAAAGCAGAATTACATAAAGAAAATTTAGCTTGTTTAATGGTTACATACCCATCAACTCACGGTGTTTACGAATCTGACATTAAAGAAATCACTACTATTATTCACGATAACGGCGGACAAGTTTATATGGACGGTGCAAACATGAATGCTCAAGTAGGATTAACAAATCCAGGAAACATTGGAGCAGACGTTTGCCACCTAAACTTACATAAAACATTTGCAATACCTCATGGTGGTGGTGGCCCTGGTGTTGGACCAATTTGCGTAGCAGAACAATTAGTTCCTTTTTTACCAGGAAACCCAATTATTAAAACAGGAGGAGACAAAGCAATTAAAGCTGTTTCAGCAGCACCATTCGGGTCGTCTTTAGTATGCTTGATCTCTTATGGGTATATTAAAATGTTGGGTACACAAGGCTTAACAGATTCTACGAAAGCAGCAATATTAAATGCAAACTACATAAAAAGTCGTCTACAAGGAAGTTTCGAAACCTTATATTCTGGAGAATGCGGACGTGCTGCCCACGAAATGATTGTAGATTGCAGACCTTTTAAAGCCCATGGTATTGAAGTTACAGACATTGCAAAACGTTTAATGGATTATGGATTTCATGCACCAACAGTATCTTTCCCTGTAGCTGGAACCTTAATGATTGAACCTACAGAAAGTGAAAGTAAACAAGAAATGGATCGTTTTTGTGATGCCCTAATTTCAATTAAAAAAGAAATAGATGCTGCTTCTAAAGACGAACCTAATAATGTGCTAAAAAATGCACCACATACCATGGAAATGCTTACTTCTAGCACATGGGAGTTTCCATACTCTAGAGAAACAGCTGCTTTCCCATTAGATTATGTTCGCCACAATAAATTCTGGCCAACTGTACGACGCGTAGATGACGCTTATGGTGACCGAAATTTAATGTGTACATGTGCACCAATAGAAAGTTATATATAA
- a CDS encoding 3-oxoacyl-ACP synthase III family protein, producing the protein MNIKITGTGSYIPSVVQKNDSFLKHSFLNTDGTPFENDNTVIIDKFKSITGISERRYVKEEFTSSDIGFFSAEKAIANANINPETLDYIIFAHNFGDIPSGSIQSDMLPSLAVRVKHKLKIKNPKCVAYDLLFGCPGWIEGVIQAQAFIKAGIAKRCLVIGSETLSRVVDKHDRDAMIFSDGAGACILEATEDAGGILSHITESYTLDNAFHLSYGKSFNTELDDKIKYIKMDGRKIYEFALTHVPAAMKACLDASGVDITEVKKVFIHQANEKMDDAILKRFYRLFKMKTPQNIMPMTIGNLGNSSVATVPTLLDVVRHNKLENHSLNTGDVIIFASVGAGMHINAIVYKY; encoded by the coding sequence ATGAACATAAAGATCACAGGAACAGGAAGTTACATACCTTCAGTTGTTCAAAAAAACGATAGTTTTCTCAAACATTCGTTCCTCAATACAGATGGAACACCTTTCGAAAATGACAATACTGTCATAATTGACAAATTTAAATCTATAACAGGCATCTCTGAACGTCGTTATGTAAAAGAAGAATTTACATCTTCGGACATTGGTTTTTTCTCTGCAGAAAAAGCAATCGCAAATGCCAATATTAATCCAGAAACTTTAGATTACATTATTTTTGCCCATAATTTTGGAGATATTCCATCTGGTAGTATACAAAGCGATATGCTACCAAGTTTAGCTGTACGCGTTAAGCATAAGCTTAAAATTAAAAACCCTAAGTGTGTAGCGTACGACTTACTTTTTGGATGCCCAGGGTGGATTGAAGGTGTTATACAAGCACAAGCTTTTATAAAAGCGGGGATAGCTAAACGTTGTTTAGTTATTGGATCTGAAACCTTATCACGCGTAGTAGACAAACACGATCGTGATGCAATGATTTTTTCTGATGGTGCAGGTGCTTGTATTCTTGAAGCTACAGAAGATGCTGGTGGAATATTATCTCACATTACAGAAAGCTATACACTTGATAATGCTTTTCATTTATCCTATGGCAAATCTTTTAACACAGAGTTAGATGATAAAATCAAGTATATAAAAATGGATGGTCGTAAAATTTACGAATTTGCATTAACCCATGTACCTGCAGCCATGAAAGCATGTTTAGATGCTAGTGGTGTAGATATTACTGAAGTTAAAAAAGTGTTTATTCATCAGGCTAACGAAAAAATGGACGATGCTATTTTAAAACGTTTTTACCGCCTGTTTAAAATGAAAACACCCCAGAATATTATGCCAATGACTATCGGGAATCTTGGCAACAGTTCTGTAGCTACTGTACCCACTTTGTTAGATGTTGTTAGACATAATAAATTAGAAAATCATAGCCTTAACACAGGCGATGTTATTATTTTTGCAAGCGTTGGTGCAGGAATGCACATTAATGCTATAGTTTACAAATATTAA
- a CDS encoding M3 family metallopeptidase, whose product MKILLEPFKTKYNTAPFSKIKNEDFLPAITKLIESTKSEIEQITTNPEAPTFENTIEALEFTGQQLDRVTSIFFNLNAAETNAEIQKIAQEVSPMLSEFSNDITLNEALFKRVKSIYDQKHNLDLTSEQLMLLNKSYKSFSRNGANLKEEKKEILRGIDKDLSKLSLSFGENVLAETNAFELHITNEADLSGLPEGAKEAAKQLAEDKGKDGWLITLDYPSYIPFMTYADNRALRKQLAIAFGQRGFQNNEFDNQNIVLNIVKKRYKRAQLLGYNTHAHFVLEERMAKTPETVSSFLNELLEKAKPAALAEYKTLEDFAKECDDIDRLEKWDSSYYAEKLKQKLFDLDDEKLKPYFQLENVTQGAFSIAKKLYGLHFEEIDSIDKYHPEVTTYKVTNETGDLVSIFYTDFFPRPGKRNGAWMTSYKSQYIKNGENSRPHVSIVCNFTKPTKSKPSLLTFNEVTTLFHEFGHALHGMLANTTYPSLSGTSVFWDFVELPSQVMENWCYEKEALELFATHYQTSEVIPMELVSKIKDSATFNEGMQTLRQISFGLLDMSWHGQDSTTINNVKTHESEAFKNTKLYPDVTENCMSTAFSHIFQGGYSSGYYSYKWAEVLDADAFEYFKEAGIFNLEVATKFKNNVLSQGGTVDPMVLYKRFRGQEPKPDALLKRAGLIK is encoded by the coding sequence ATGAAAATCCTATTAGAACCATTTAAAACAAAATATAATACAGCTCCATTTTCAAAAATTAAAAATGAAGATTTCTTACCAGCAATTACCAAATTAATTGAAAGTACTAAATCTGAAATTGAGCAAATTACTACTAATCCTGAAGCACCAACCTTCGAGAATACAATTGAAGCGCTAGAATTTACCGGTCAGCAATTAGATCGTGTTACTAGTATTTTCTTCAACTTAAATGCTGCAGAAACAAATGCTGAAATTCAAAAAATTGCTCAAGAGGTTTCTCCTATGCTTTCAGAATTTAGCAATGACATCACTTTAAACGAAGCTTTATTTAAACGTGTAAAATCAATTTACGATCAAAAACATAATCTAGATTTAACCTCAGAGCAATTGATGCTTTTAAATAAATCGTACAAAAGTTTTTCAAGAAATGGTGCCAATTTAAAAGAAGAAAAAAAAGAGATTCTACGTGGTATCGATAAAGACCTAAGCAAATTAAGTTTAAGTTTTGGCGAAAATGTTCTAGCAGAAACTAATGCTTTCGAGTTGCATATAACTAATGAAGCGGATTTAAGCGGTTTACCAGAAGGTGCTAAAGAAGCTGCAAAGCAATTAGCAGAAGATAAAGGCAAAGACGGTTGGTTAATTACATTAGACTACCCAAGTTATATTCCGTTTATGACCTATGCAGACAATAGAGCGCTAAGAAAACAACTAGCCATTGCTTTTGGGCAAAGAGGATTTCAAAATAATGAATTTGACAACCAAAATATAGTTTTAAATATTGTTAAGAAACGGTATAAACGGGCACAATTATTAGGTTACAACACCCATGCACATTTTGTCTTAGAAGAACGTATGGCTAAAACACCCGAAACAGTTTCTTCATTTTTAAATGAATTATTAGAAAAAGCCAAACCAGCTGCATTAGCAGAATATAAAACCTTAGAAGATTTTGCTAAAGAATGTGATGATATTGACAGACTTGAAAAATGGGATTCCAGCTACTATGCTGAAAAACTAAAACAAAAATTATTTGATTTAGATGATGAAAAGCTAAAGCCTTATTTTCAATTAGAAAACGTAACCCAAGGTGCCTTTAGCATTGCAAAAAAACTTTATGGCTTACATTTTGAAGAAATAGACAGTATAGATAAATACCATCCTGAAGTTACAACGTATAAAGTAACAAACGAGACCGGTGATTTAGTTTCTATCTTTTACACCGATTTCTTTCCAAGACCAGGAAAGCGAAATGGCGCTTGGATGACCTCATACAAATCCCAATATATTAAAAACGGAGAAAACAGTCGCCCACATGTCTCTATAGTCTGTAATTTTACTAAACCCACAAAAAGCAAACCCTCTTTATTAACTTTTAACGAAGTGACTACGCTGTTTCATGAATTTGGTCATGCTTTACATGGTATGTTAGCCAACACAACATATCCTAGTTTATCTGGTACTAGTGTATTTTGGGATTTTGTAGAATTACCAAGTCAAGTTATGGAAAACTGGTGTTACGAAAAAGAAGCTTTAGAGTTATTCGCTACACATTATCAAACTAGCGAAGTGATTCCAATGGAATTGGTCTCTAAAATTAAAGACTCGGCTACTTTTAACGAAGGTATGCAAACCCTACGCCAAATTAGTTTTGGATTGCTAGACATGAGTTGGCATGGTCAAGACTCTACAACAATAAATAATGTAAAAACTCATGAATCTGAAGCTTTTAAAAACACAAAACTCTATCCAGATGTAACTGAAAACTGTATGAGTACAGCGTTTTCTCACATTTTTCAAGGCGGTTATTCTTCGGGCTATTATAGCTATAAATGGGCAGAAGTATTAGATGCAGATGCATTTGAATACTTTAAAGAGGCTGGTATTTTTAATTTAGAAGTTGCAACAAAATTTAAAAACAATGTGTTATCCCAGGGCGGAACTGTAGACCCTATGGTACTTTACAAACGTTTTAGAGGTCAGGAACCTAAGCCCGATGCTTTGCTTAAACGTGCCGGTTTAATAAAATAA